TCTGCCATTCCCAGCCAGCCGAAGTCACATGTTAAGAGGAGTCGTAAAATTGGCAGCAGTAGGAACTAGAAACATGGAGTACTACGGGTCAAGAGCAGTTGGTTATATCTGATCAAGGTCCGATACTCATTGATGATCATGTTGTGAGATCGGAAGGTACGTAGCACAGAGATACAACCGAGTTATATTTGTCTGATGGTGATGAAGTGCACAATGCCCAGGCTTTTTCACAAACTTTAATTTGCTGGAGTCATGGAAACAAGCGACTTCGCGTCTACAATAGATGAATTCGCGACAGtcacacataaaaaaaaaaacatcagtAACCACCCGCCTAGCAGCTGGGAAAATCACAAGAATGTTTTAAATGAATTTGCTATTCTGGAATATCCGGGGCCTGCTTTCCTCATGTCGCAGGCTCAAACGGTTGAGAGTATTCAGCTTACACCCATTTTTGGCCGAGGATAGAATTGAGTCCTTCCTCAGAATGTTTAATTTCCAAAAGGTTTTGCATCTTCTGTTGCCAAAATTTGAATTCTTTAGTCAAATTCTTTTGATgttaatgttttgtttgattgtGAACAATTTGTCTCTTGTAAAGCATCCTACATTCCTTGGGTCTTTGATTTTGAGTTTGTGGCGGTGTATGCAAAGCACAAACTCCAGCATTATGGGAGGTGATTTTAATGTCATCTCCAGCATTGCAAAATACCAGGGGAAATGCAGCCCATGAGTTAAATAGCATTTTCAACATTCATTGCAAACTACTCTTTGCTCGATTTGGCTACAACAAGAGGATATTATAACTGGTCACGAGGAGAGTTTGGAAACGGCTTGGTAGGTTGTTCCTTGCAAATTTTTCGGGAAATTCCAGAGAATCACTGAGTCATGTGATGCCAACACTAGCTTTTTTCATGTTACTGTTAACGACAGTGCATTAGTGCTGTTAGAGACTCATCCAGAGGCTGATATTCAATCGAAGCCAATTAACTTTTACACTTCTTTATTTCAAGCCGAGGATTGTGAAGAAATGAACTCTATACTTGACTGTTTGCCCGCAGTTTTAACTATTGAGTATAATGCTGCTCTTTTGGCACCATTGACTCGGAATGAAGTAAAAGTTGTTTGCTGTTTGGGCGTTAGATCTGGAAAATGCTGCAAGTCCAGATGGTTtctctggttttttttttttttcaggagGGGTATGACTTCTGGGGCTTTGATACTTCGAGATCTATTCGttcataataaattttatactttgcttaatatatatatatatatatatatatataaccatctATTCATCCCTCAAGCCTGTTCTGTCACAAAATCTAGTCTTAAAAGATATCACCCAGCCACCCAGGCACCAACCAAGGAACCTATATTACATATGGACAAAGTCAAAACCATTGGTTAACCAAATTCAGCAGGGGATTATGAAATGTATATATACCCACATGGActatacatataaacacaccagACACCTCTGAGGACTGTTCAGTCAACCATCTCAGCAACTCTACAGAAAAGCACAACAGCCTGTGCAATTAGTGTATGCTTGTGACTAGATGCAAAGAAATGTAGCTACAAAGTAGAGAGTAAAGAGGTATCTAGACAGCTCAATGTTGAAAATCAGAACTTTTCTAACAAATTTTCAAGAAAGTAAGGAAAATTGACAGCAATGATTCAAAACATGATGGATGCTGATTAACAGTAATACTAGAAGGGTGCTAAGGAACACATTAAGATGAAAAGTACCCTGCATTGCGGGTTTGAGTTTCTTCCTCATAATCAATTCCATTCAGATCTGCAAAGTTGTAAAGATAGCTGGAACAAAAGGAAAGGCAAAAGAACGCCCCCTTAATATTGAACTTACCACCCACTCTACACAAAATAAAGTTTTGCACCCTTGATGTCGAAAGAAGGCAATCAGAAAACATTCACCCAAGTCAAATTTCACTCCAAAATTGAAAGTTCCAGATTGTATGTATACACCAACTGATGtatgaaattgaaatggaaGCGTTTTATGTTATGTTTTGCACGCAACCACGAATGATTAATCCAAACTAGATGATCCAACATTGTATCATCAGCTAGCCAATAACAAAGAATTTCAAGTCTAATCATTCATTAAAAGGGAAGCCTTCTTTCTTCCAAGTTCTAACAATGTCAAATCTTAGAAAACTAACTAGAAAGTGCAGTTTGAAGCTCTGATCAAGATTCAAAATATGACAAGCAAGGAGAAAAGCATGAAAATCAAGAAACATGCATACGCAATCAATCCGCGATGCTCATCTCCACACAATGCAAGCTCAACCACAAGTCTTGTGCAAACTCGTGTTGACCATATCACAAACACCCCAGCTGCAACCTTCGTAGCCGCCATTCCTTGGGGCAGGAAAAGCGCGACTGCAGATGAGAAAACTATGGGCAGCATACAATAGCCGATCAAGCTGAGACACTTGTATAGATCCAAGTTCCCGTTCCGGCCGGCCAGCATGTTGAACACAACGTACAGAAACAGAGAAGCCATGACCACCCACCCCAGTATGATTCCGAAATGGATCTTCCCGGCGAGCAATTGGAAGAGCCCGAAAGCCAGTAGAAACAGGAACGGCCCTGAAAGATCAGCATCCTCGTGGAGATCGGCTTTTACACGGAAGGGGTTGAGAATGGAGAGGGTTTTCAGGTAAATTTGCCTGGTGTTGATCCCGAGCTCCTCGAGAAGCGGCGGCTCGTCGTCGAAAACAGTGGAACCACCaatgccgccgccgccgccgcctatGAACTGGGGAGTTGAAAAAGAGGAAGAGGCGGCGGCG
This portion of the Ipomoea triloba cultivar NCNSP0323 chromosome 5, ASM357664v1 genome encodes:
- the LOC116019217 gene encoding protein YIPF5 homolog yields the protein MAKEFNVPPVVFRQGGNTGTQQRPPQSAPPFQPPKSSSPSIPFMSFDVGSAAASSSFSTPQFIGGGGGGIGGSTVFDDEPPLLEELGINTRQIYLKTLSILNPFRVKADLHEDADLSGPFLFLLAFGLFQLLAGKIHFGIILGWVVMASLFLYVVFNMLAGRNGNLDLYKCLSLIGYCMLPIVFSSAVALFLPQGMAATKVAAGVFVIWSTRVCTRLVVELALCGDEHRGLIAYACFLIFMLFSLLVIF